Proteins from a single region of Gossypium arboreum isolate Shixiya-1 chromosome 1, ASM2569848v2, whole genome shotgun sequence:
- the LOC108476920 gene encoding syntaxin-22-like, translating to MSFRDLEAGRPLVSRQNLINGKQDATQAVASGIFQINTAVSTFQRLVNTLGTPKDTPELREKLHKTRLHIGQLVKDTSAKLKQASETDHSAGISASKKVADAKLAKDFQAVLKEFQKAQRLAAERETSYAPSVPKAVLPSSYSADEVDVDSDGGAVQQAFLLESRRQKVLLLDNEIAFNEAVIEEREQGIQEIQQQIGEVNEIFKDLAVLVHEQGTIIDDIGTHIENSRAATIQAKSQLAKAAKTQRSNSSLTCLLMVIFGIVILIVVILLVV from the exons ATGAGCTTTCGAGATCTGGAAGCCGGACGGCCATTGGTGTCGAGGCAAAACCTGATCAACGGCAAGCAAGACGCCACGCAAGCAGTAGCCTCTGGCATTTTCCAGATCAACACCGCAGTCTCCACCTTTCAGCGGCTCGTCAACACCCTCGGTACTCCTAAGGATACGCCTGAGCTCCGAGAAAAGCT GCATAAAACAAGGCTACATATTGGGCAATTAGTGAAGGACACTTCGGCTAAACTTAAACAAGCTAGTGAAACAGATCACAGTGCCGGAATTAGT GCCAGCAAGAAGGTAGCAGATGCTAAACTTGCAAAAGATTTTCAAGCAGTTTTGAAAGAGTTTCAGAAGGCTCAACGACTTGCAGCTGAAAGGGAAACATCATACGCTCCATCTGTTCCCAAGGCAGTTCTTCCTTCAAG TTACTCGGCTGATGAGGTAGATGTAGATTCAGATGGAGGGGCTGTACAGCAAGCCTTTCTTCTGGAATCAAGAAG ACAGAAGGTTTTGCTGTTGGATAATGAGATCGCATTTAATGAGGCTGTCATTGAAGAAAGAGAACAAGGAATTCAAGAAATTCAGCAGCAAATTGGTGAGGTGAATGAGATCTTCAAAGATCTCGCAGTGCTAGTACATGAGCAAGGAACTATAATTG ATGACATTGGGACTCATATCGAGAATTCACGGGCTGCCACTATACAGGCTAAATCCCAACTTGCAAAAGCTGCAAAGACTCAGAGATCAAATTCTTCCCTG ACCTGCTTGCTTATGGTGATATTCGGAATCGTGATTCTGATTGTGGTCATACTACTAGTGGTCTAA
- the LOC108456862 gene encoding mitogen-activated protein kinase kinase 10-like, whose amino-acid sequence MALVRERRHQQGLRLSLPPLPAADFLQQSHYTALLSAIGPTSPDIESLSDLERLSVIGHGNGGTVYKVRNRKSSSVYALKVLRFDQNTAIRHQAACEAEILKRVDSQFVVKCFAVFDTIGGELCFVMEHMERGSLYDELRVRANLPEDVISGIARSVLRGLQYLHGMQIVHGDIKPSNLLINGKGEVKIADFGVSKIVVGTRNAYDTFMGTCAYMSPERVDPERWNGGNADGFVGDIWSLGVVVLECCVGRYPLIAFGEKPDWAALMCAICFGERPQMPETVSPYFRSFVRRCLEKDWRNRGTVDELLHHPFVNGTFELR is encoded by the coding sequence ATGGCACTAGTTAGGGAGAGAAGGCACCAACAGGGACTCCGGTTATCGCTACCACCATTGCCGGCAGCCGATTTCCTGCAACAGTCTCATTACACGGCATTGTTATCTGCCATTGGTCCAACATCTCCAGACATCGAAAGCCTCTCTGACCTTGAAAGGCTCTCGGTTATCGGCCATGGCAATGGTGGCACTGTTTACAAAGTCCGGAACCGTAAAAGCTCATCTGTTTACGCGTTGAAAGTACTTCGTTTTGATCAAAACACCGCCATAAGACATCAAGCGGCATGCGAAGCTGAAATCTTGAAAAGGGTTGATTCGCAATTTGTTGTGAAATGCTTCGCGGTGTTCGATACTATTGGAGGAGAGCTTTGTTTCGTTATGGAACATATGGAAAGAGGATCGTTATACGACGAACTTCGGGTGAGGGCAAATTTGCCTGAAGATGTAATTTCGGGGATAGCCCGAAGTGTCTTGCGAGGGTTACAATACCTACACGGAATGCAAATCGTGCATGGTGATATAAAACCATCGAACCTATTGATAAATGGGAAAGGAGAAGTGAAGATCGCAGATTTTGGAGTGAGTAAGATTGTCGTAGGCACACGAAACGCCTACGATACGTTCATGGGAACATGCGCTTACATGAGCCCTGAAAGGGTCGATCCTGAGAGGTGGAATGGGGGTAATGCTGATGGTTTCGTTGGCGATATTTGGTCGCTAGGTGTGGTGGTGTTGGAATGTTGTGTCGGTCGTTATCCGTTAATCGCTTTCGGAGAAAAACCCGACTGGGCAGCATTGATGTGCGCTATATGCTTCGGAGAAAGGCCGCAGATGCCAGAAACGGTTTCACCATATTTTAGGAGCTTTGTGAGAAGGTGTTTGGAGAAAGATTGGAGAAACAGAGGGACAGTGGATGAGCTTCTTCATCACCCTTTTGTGAATGGCACTTTTGAATTGCGATGA
- the LOC108456855 gene encoding heat shock factor protein HSF8-like, with the protein MDGVSSSGNSQNDASTSGGESQTTAQPQTAPKPVPVQSVNTPPPFLSKTYDMVDDPATDAIVSWSPSNNSFVVWNPPEFARDLLPKYFKHNNFSSFVRQLNTYGFRKVDPDRWEFANEGFLRGQKHLLRNISRRKPAHGHGHQQTQQSHGQSSSVGACVEVGKFGLEEEVERLKRDKNVLMQELVRLRQQQQATDNQLQAMVQRLQGMEQRQQQMMSFLAKAMQSPGFLAQFVQQQNESNRRISEANKKRRLKQDGNDTSAASDGQIIKYQPLNEAKEMLMQIMKGDSSPRLDSFNKNHENFLIGDGVSASSGLDGGNSASRVSGVTLKEVPPTSGCSTYVPATSWIPGHSPSAAISEIQPSPCTTSSEEITTSRFPDMSALVGAQKPASMSIPQTDISMPEASEMPEMVQESIVDIPAENYVESETGNGGFIDPSTLVVNGSIPFQLDDLPDIDAFWEDLLVPSPEPEDIESTPMDSKGEGNEGQPMDKGWDESQHMDNLTEQMGLLGSDNNGS; encoded by the exons ATGGATGGAGTGAGTAGCAGTGGAAACAGCCAAAACGATGCGTCGACGAGCGGCGGAGAATCTCAAACGACGGCGCAACCTCAAACGGCGCCGAAACCGGTGCCGGTGCAAAGTGTTAACACTCCACCTCCTTTCCTGAGTAAGACTTACGATATGGTGGATGATCCTGCTACCGATGCTATAGTTTCTTGGAGCCCATCTAACAATAGCTTCGTTGTTTGGAACCCGCCGGAGTTCGCACGGGATCTTTTGCCTAAGTATTTCAAGCATAACAACTTCTCAAGCTTCGTCAGGCAACTAAACACTTAC GGTTTTCGAAAGGTTGATCCAGACCGTTGGGAATTTGCAAATGAGGGATTTTTAAGAGGTCAGAAACACCTACTTCGAAACATTAGCCGGCGAAAGCCAGCTCATGGCCACGGTCATCAGCAGACACAGCAATCACATGGACAGAGTTCATCTGTGGGTGCCTGTGTTGAGGTTGGGAAATTTGGGCTTGAGGAAGAGGTTGAGAGGCTTAAGAGAGACAAGAATGTGCTTATGCAGGAACTTGTTAGGTTGAGGCAACAGCAACAGGCTACTGATAACCAGCTGCAGGCCATGGTGCAACGTCTTCAGGGGATGGAGCAGCGTCAGCAGCAGATGATGTCATTCTTAGCAAAGGCTATGCAGAGCCCTGGCTTTTTGGCTCAATTTGTCCAGCAACAAAATGAGAGCAATAGGCGCATAAGTGAAGCCAACAAGAAAAGGAGGCTCAAGCAGGATGGTAATGATACTTCTGCTGCATCTGATGGACAGATTATTAAATATCAACCTTTGAATGAGGCGAAAGAAATGCTGATGCAGATTATGAAAGGGGATTCCTCTCCCAGGCTGGACTCCTTTAACAAGAATCATGAGAATTTCCTGATCGGTGATGGTGTGTCAGCATCCAGTGGATTGGATGGTGGTAACTCTGCAAGCCGTGTTTCAGGGGTGACTCTTAAAGAGGTCCCACCAACTTCAGGGTGTTCAACGTATGTGCCAGCTACTTCATGGATTCCGGGGCATAGTCCCTCAGCTGCAATATCTGAAATACAACCTTCCCCATGTACAACATCCTCCGAAGAAATTACAACATCGCGATTTCCAGATATGAGTGCACTTGTTGGAGCACAAAAGCCAGCATCCATGTCCATTCCGCAGACAGATATAAGTATGCCTGAGGCTTCTGAAATGCCGGAAATGGTCCAAGAAAGCATTGTTGATATACCAGCAGAAAATTACGTGGAATCTGAAACTGGGAATGGTGGATTTATTGATCCCTCTACATTAGTTGTAAATGGTTCAATTCCCTTCCAACTTGATGACCTTCCTGACATAgatgccttttgggaagaccttctTGTGCCAAGTCCAGAGCCTGAGGATATTGAATCAACGCCAATGGATAGTAAAGGCGAGGGAAATGAAGGGCAGCCAATGGACAAAGGATGGGACGAATCTCAGCATATGGATAATCTTACAGAACAAATGGGTCTTCTTGGATCTGATAACAACGGGTCATAA